A genome region from candidate division KSB1 bacterium includes the following:
- a CDS encoding ATP-binding protein, with protein MFKRVDKSEMTIPAKYEYLGQLRDFVTKIGKRWGYSDKVISAFKLSADEAATNIIKHAYRDTEGDITKSGHSQTRQFGDGVPSDQR; from the coding sequence GTGTTTAAGCGGGTCGATAAATCCGAAATGACCATCCCGGCCAAGTATGAGTATCTTGGCCAGTTGAGGGATTTTGTAACCAAAATCGGAAAACGATGGGGGTATTCCGACAAGGTGATTAGCGCCTTTAAGCTTTCCGCAGACGAAGCTGCCACCAATATTATAAAGCATGCCTATCGGGATACGGAAGGGGATATAACCAAGTCGGGCCATAGCCAAACGCGACAGTTTGGTGATGGTGTTCCGTCGGATCAGCGGTAA
- a CDS encoding tetratricopeptide repeat protein — MVKQHYEQALAFYEQGQYYEAIEECDEALTYNPNSSLIKDLREKAKEDLKNRIVDLVEQAHKIEKEDRIDNALDLYRQALPLSRGIKKWESLIKEKIRQLEGRLSYDSKLRRAAEYEMDREWDKAAQLYQEAMQIAPNNKLLRQKYNEAKARSNARRMDMTPEVREIYLKGYSEMTNKNYEEAIRYFRQALDIQPHNVNLWGALDYARSELRKKRAASDE, encoded by the coding sequence ATGGTCAAGCAACATTATGAGCAGGCACTCGCGTTTTATGAACAGGGACAGTACTATGAGGCCATCGAAGAATGCGATGAGGCATTGACCTATAACCCCAATAGTTCTCTGATCAAAGACCTTCGCGAAAAGGCCAAAGAGGATCTGAAAAACCGGATCGTTGATCTGGTTGAACAGGCTCACAAGATTGAAAAGGAAGACCGGATCGACAATGCGCTCGACCTGTATCGGCAGGCGCTGCCTCTTTCCCGTGGAATCAAAAAATGGGAAAGCTTGATCAAAGAAAAAATACGCCAGCTTGAGGGCCGTCTTTCATATGATTCCAAATTGCGGCGGGCAGCTGAATATGAGATGGATAGAGAATGGGACAAAGCTGCGCAACTTTATCAGGAGGCGATGCAGATCGCGCCCAACAATAAATTGTTGCGTCAAAAATATAATGAAGCCAAAGCCCGTTCCAATGCGCGACGAATGGATATGACTCCGGAGGTCCGCGAAATTTATCTCAAAGGATATTCTGAAATGACCAACAAGAATTACGAGGAGGCCATTCGATACTTTAGGCAGGCGCTTGATATTCAGCCTCACAATGTGAATTTGTGGGGAGCTCTCGATTACGCCCGGTCGGAATTGCGAAAGAAAAGAGCCGCCAGTGACGAGTAG
- a CDS encoding PorV/PorQ family protein produces the protein MINTLEYLKTIACIVLLLFVASTAQEGGAGDQWGGVTDVFDFPVGARAMAMGGAQVSVADDAFSLYWNPASLEMVPAMSLGAYHTNLPMGTQYSYLSFTYPTLSTGTFSIGVLRLATGDVELRDSNASYLGSEDYGRSLYMFGYGKKLASWFSIGANLKIEHMRIPGYQDEANAVNMYSESSVGGDVGILLVSGAQSGFFRNWRIGVNAHNIVQRSLQFDEEREFSPRLYRFGLSRPFFMNEENNYLHAAFEYDVHENQHVPDYLHFGLEYCFNETFLLRLGWNRRGNYTEGYGTTYGFGIRQFGIQLDYSYWGGRDAFDSSHRISATLALGKTRNERIAEIQEREMQRIQEEAIQQRNKERRETIYSRYRAPVSIMKKVIIRAPTAPSAKCWPMMKPVMRPNLKRRGNWRKRSPRPLIRNASRNWKMKLNASRLIRNANIMSVWSSNIMSRHSRFMNRDSTMRPSKNAMRH, from the coding sequence ATGATAAATACACTTGAATATTTGAAAACAATAGCCTGTATCGTGTTGCTGTTGTTTGTTGCATCCACCGCTCAGGAAGGCGGAGCCGGTGATCAGTGGGGCGGAGTCACTGATGTTTTTGATTTTCCCGTGGGTGCAAGAGCCATGGCAATGGGTGGAGCGCAGGTATCCGTTGCTGACGACGCCTTTTCACTCTACTGGAATCCTGCTTCGCTGGAAATGGTGCCTGCCATGTCACTGGGCGCTTATCATACCAATCTGCCGATGGGTACCCAATATAGCTATCTTTCTTTTACCTATCCCACATTGAGTACCGGTACGTTCTCAATTGGTGTTCTCCGCCTTGCAACCGGAGATGTGGAGCTGCGTGATTCCAACGCTTCCTATTTGGGCAGCGAAGATTACGGACGCAGCTTGTATATGTTCGGCTATGGGAAAAAACTGGCCAGCTGGTTTTCCATAGGCGCCAATTTGAAAATTGAACATATGCGCATTCCCGGTTATCAGGATGAAGCCAACGCAGTCAATATGTACTCTGAATCTTCCGTCGGTGGTGATGTCGGTATACTGCTGGTCTCCGGCGCTCAGTCCGGATTTTTCAGGAATTGGAGAATCGGTGTGAACGCTCATAATATTGTTCAGCGCTCTCTGCAATTCGACGAAGAACGCGAATTCAGTCCGCGTTTGTACCGTTTCGGATTGTCCCGTCCTTTTTTCATGAATGAAGAAAATAACTATCTGCACGCAGCCTTTGAGTATGATGTACACGAAAATCAGCACGTACCGGATTACCTGCATTTTGGTTTGGAATACTGCTTTAACGAGACGTTTCTGCTGCGTTTGGGATGGAACCGGCGTGGCAACTATACAGAGGGATACGGTACCACGTATGGATTCGGTATCCGGCAGTTTGGAATCCAGCTGGATTATTCCTACTGGGGCGGCCGGGATGCCTTTGATTCCAGCCACCGTATTTCGGCAACGTTGGCTCTTGGAAAAACCCGCAACGAACGGATAGCGGAAATCCAGGAACGCGAAATGCAGCGAATTCAGGAAGAAGCCATTCAGCAGCGCAATAAAGAGCGCCGGGAAACGATTTACTCCAGGTATCGCGCACCCGTCAGTATTATGAAGAAGGTGATTATCCGCGCGCCTACAGCGCCATCAGCAAAGTGCTGGCCTATGATGAAACCGGTGATGCGCCCGAATTTGAAGAGGCGCGGGAACTGGCGAAAAAGATCACCCAGGCCATTGATCAGGAACGCGAGCAGGAACTGGAAAATGAAATTGAACGCAAGCAGGCTGATCAGGAACGCAAATATAATGAGCGTATGGTCAAGCAACATTATGAGCAGGCACTCGCGTTTTATGAACAGGGACAGTACTATGAGGCCATCGAAGAATGCGATGAGGCATTGA
- a CDS encoding T9SS type A sorting domain-containing protein: MTEFTDSSRIDLDFTDFFADTIAGSARDTVYIVADLLNETNVREFRVSVDSSRDIRVRDELNQELLIADSSGQRVDFLGILSELSVVMENSSETTFFVYPNPFGRFNKTETHFVYYLNQAENFEINIYTLTGDWVRNWSFTQSEHPQLTQAGLHQAEWSWDGTNGMNEPVLNGVYLAVLVTESGQRAMTKIAVVR; the protein is encoded by the coding sequence GTGACGGAATTTACCGATTCTTCCCGTATTGATCTGGATTTTACCGATTTCTTTGCCGATACAATTGCCGGGTCCGCAAGAGATACGGTTTATATCGTTGCCGATCTCCTGAATGAAACCAATGTCAGGGAATTTCGCGTTTCGGTGGATTCGAGCCGGGATATCCGGGTCCGGGATGAACTGAATCAGGAATTGCTGATCGCGGATTCCAGCGGTCAACGAGTTGATTTTCTCGGGATTTTATCCGAATTGTCGGTAGTGATGGAAAACAGTTCCGAAACTACGTTTTTTGTATATCCGAATCCGTTTGGCCGGTTTAATAAAACGGAAACCCATTTTGTCTACTATTTGAATCAGGCCGAGAATTTTGAAATTAATATCTATACGTTGACAGGCGATTGGGTTCGGAACTGGAGCTTTACTCAATCCGAGCATCCGCAATTGACCCAGGCTGGATTGCATCAGGCAGAATGGAGCTGGGATGGAACCAATGGTATGAATGAACCGGTCCTGAACGGTGTCTATCTTGCCGTGCTTGTCACGGAATCAGGTCAAAGAGCGATGACTAAAATTGCTGTTGTGAGATAA
- a CDS encoding FmdB family zinc ribbon protein, which translates to MPTYEYLCKNCGYRFEKFQSINDEPVRECPKCKQIKVERLLNGGSGLIFKGSGFYITDYKKSQNSESNTQKNKEAKNEKATTNKTE; encoded by the coding sequence ATGCCAACCTATGAATATCTATGTAAAAATTGCGGATATCGGTTCGAGAAATTTCAATCTATTAATGATGAGCCGGTTCGGGAATGTCCCAAATGCAAACAAATTAAAGTGGAACGTCTGCTGAACGGTGGAAGTGGATTGATTTTTAAAGGGTCCGGGTTTTATATAACGGATTATAAAAAATCCCAAAACTCCGAATCGAATACACAAAAGAATAAAGAAGCAAAAAACGAAAAAGCAACCACTAATAAAACCGAGTAG
- a CDS encoding pyridoxal phosphate-dependent aminotransferase: MPHISKRFSQISESKTVALNSVMAKMKREGKDVVGLGAGEPDFDTPDHIKKAAINAIEQGFTKYTPADGMFDLKTAIADWLLAERSIQYEPKQIVVTCGAKHAVYESIAAVCDPGDEVILPAPYWVSYPEQIKLAQAEIKAVKTGPDNGLKITAKQLEKTISSKTRLLILNSPGNPSGAVYTKEELADIADVIAESGVYVLSDEIYDQIVFDDMEYASMADFHQQLGDQLIYINGVSKSFAMTGWRIGFLAAHADIATAIKKYQGHSTSNPSSISQKAAYAGYVEDKQFVKEMRKAFQERRDFVHDRLNAMPNVSCMLPKGAFYAFPDFSAYYGGSITSSLEFCAYLLEEHRAAIVPGVAFGMDAHARLSVATSMQNLEKALERIETGLKALA; encoded by the coding sequence ATGCCCCACATTTCAAAAAGATTTTCACAGATCAGTGAGTCAAAGACCGTTGCATTGAATAGCGTGATGGCCAAAATGAAACGCGAGGGTAAAGATGTCGTTGGTCTGGGAGCGGGTGAACCTGATTTTGATACGCCTGATCACATAAAAAAAGCCGCTATTAACGCCATAGAACAAGGTTTTACAAAATATACACCGGCTGATGGAATGTTTGATTTGAAAACAGCCATCGCAGACTGGCTATTGGCGGAACGTTCGATACAGTACGAACCAAAGCAAATTGTGGTAACATGTGGAGCAAAACATGCTGTGTATGAAAGTATTGCTGCTGTATGTGATCCGGGCGATGAAGTGATTCTGCCGGCGCCGTATTGGGTCAGTTATCCGGAACAGATCAAGTTGGCGCAAGCCGAGATAAAAGCTGTCAAAACCGGGCCGGATAACGGTTTGAAAATAACAGCAAAACAACTAGAGAAAACTATTTCATCAAAGACAAGATTGCTTATTCTCAACAGCCCCGGCAATCCATCCGGTGCTGTTTACACCAAAGAGGAACTGGCAGATATTGCTGATGTCATTGCCGAAAGCGGTGTCTATGTGCTGTCTGATGAAATTTATGATCAAATTGTTTTTGATGATATGGAATACGCTTCCATGGCGGATTTTCATCAACAACTGGGAGATCAGCTGATCTATATAAATGGTGTATCCAAAAGTTTTGCAATGACGGGCTGGCGTATCGGCTTTCTGGCAGCTCATGCTGATATTGCTACGGCTATCAAAAAGTACCAGGGACACAGCACATCAAATCCCTCTTCCATTTCTCAGAAAGCGGCCTATGCCGGATATGTGGAGGATAAACAGTTCGTTAAAGAAATGCGAAAAGCCTTTCAAGAGAGACGTGATTTTGTACATGATCGTCTGAATGCTATGCCGAACGTATCCTGCATGTTGCCAAAAGGTGCATTTTATGCATTCCCGGATTTTTCCGCGTATTACGGCGGCAGCATAACCTCATCACTGGAATTTTGCGCTTATTTGCTGGAAGAGCATCGTGCGGCCATCGTCCCCGGCGTCGCGTTTGGCATGGATGCACATGCACGACTGTCAGTTGCAACGTCTATGCAAAATCTGGAAAAAGCACTGGAACGAATTGAAACGGGATTAAAGGCGTTAGCATAA
- the coaD gene encoding pantetheine-phosphate adenylyltransferase, whose product MNSKVAIYPGTFDPITNGHIDVIERAATIFDKVIMAVAVNPSKTPLFTVQERMDMIRNAVSYIPNASVDCIEGLLVDYVAQKEVQVVIRGLRAITDFEYELQMAQVNRKLNNNLITVFMMPHERYSYLNSSVVKEIAGYGGNIECFVPENVREQLVEKLS is encoded by the coding sequence ATGAACTCTAAAGTTGCAATTTATCCCGGAACCTTTGATCCGATCACGAATGGACATATTGATGTCATTGAACGAGCCGCGACAATATTCGATAAAGTCATTATGGCCGTTGCGGTGAACCCATCGAAAACACCGCTTTTTACTGTACAAGAGCGAATGGATATGATCCGGAATGCGGTGTCTTATATCCCCAATGCGTCTGTCGACTGCATCGAAGGCCTTTTGGTCGATTATGTGGCTCAAAAAGAGGTGCAGGTTGTCATTCGCGGTTTGCGCGCCATCACTGATTTTGAATATGAACTTCAGATGGCCCAGGTGAATCGAAAGCTGAATAATAATTTAATTACTGTGTTTATGATGCCGCATGAACGCTACTCTTACCTGAATTCCAGTGTGGTCAAAGAAATCGCAGGTTACGGGGGAAATATCGAGTGTTTTGTACCTGAAAATGTCAGGGAACAGTTGGTTGAAAAGCTGAGTTGA
- the rsmD gene encoding 16S rRNA (guanine(966)-N(2))-methyltransferase RsmD: protein MRIIAGTLKNFRLISPHGQSIRPTSDRVREWIFSCLIRQIKNARVLDLFSGTGAFGLEAQSRGARSVTFVDQATQAVDLTRENIDKAGVSADIFRDDAVSFLSRTDKCFDIIFLDPPYQFDQLEKLTAVIDERHLLAKDGVLIYETDRHERPIEPDAFSQNTRTNTKSNKGGVLSK, encoded by the coding sequence ATGCGTATTATAGCCGGCACTTTAAAAAACTTTCGTCTTATTTCACCCCACGGTCAGAGTATCAGGCCGACCTCTGACCGCGTACGTGAATGGATTTTTTCTTGTCTGATCAGACAAATTAAAAATGCAAGGGTTCTGGACCTGTTTTCCGGAACGGGTGCATTCGGACTTGAAGCTCAGAGTCGGGGTGCCCGGTCAGTGACCTTTGTAGATCAGGCGACACAGGCGGTTGATCTGACTCGGGAAAATATTGATAAAGCCGGAGTTTCGGCTGATATTTTCAGAGATGATGCGGTTTCATTTCTGTCCCGGACCGATAAATGTTTTGATATTATTTTTCTTGATCCTCCGTATCAATTTGATCAACTCGAAAAGCTGACTGCTGTTATTGATGAACGTCATTTGCTTGCAAAAGACGGTGTTTTGATTTATGAAACGGATCGCCATGAGCGTCCGATTGAACCTGACGCATTTTCGCAAAACACGAGAACAAACACAAAGTCGAACAAGGGTGGTGTTTTATCAAAATGA
- the pilM gene encoding pilus assembly protein PilM, with protein sequence MNENSILGVSFSRDAIQFVEAEMWEDAPSITNIAETKLDVPLDANAFKNSELIPHFATLIDNTVDSSSLHARDVRLSLYQNLALIKSFPMETALQDQDIRHHIEWELEQSLISPRDHYNVGFEIYSQNNSKSAVIVAALRKSVIHYVQDIFKKSLVSLKSIDIDLTAELRALNRLGGSAMNGINVLVHYDGLYFQLALLKNGTFVSSFFVDTQLSADALADNEETAGSVIVNAVQNLCEHNGLDQSDVKALFLSGHPLDKGSFSTIQQTVDQSVKKADSFEALNRQLNLEAEEYAKNTPEKFLAAVGMVFEDTGGN encoded by the coding sequence ATGAATGAAAACTCTATACTGGGTGTGAGTTTTTCGCGTGATGCAATACAATTTGTAGAGGCCGAAATGTGGGAGGATGCTCCCAGCATCACCAATATAGCAGAGACTAAATTGGATGTGCCTCTTGATGCCAATGCATTTAAAAATTCTGAGCTGATTCCCCACTTTGCAACTCTGATAGATAACACTGTGGACAGTTCCAGTCTGCATGCGCGCGATGTCCGTTTGTCTCTGTATCAGAATCTGGCGTTGATCAAGTCATTTCCAATGGAAACCGCCTTGCAGGACCAGGATATCAGACACCATATTGAATGGGAACTTGAACAATCTTTGATTTCACCGCGCGATCACTATAATGTAGGTTTTGAGATCTATTCGCAGAACAATAGTAAAAGCGCTGTAATTGTTGCTGCCCTTCGCAAGTCGGTCATTCACTATGTGCAGGATATTTTTAAAAAATCTCTGGTGTCTCTCAAATCCATTGATATTGACCTGACTGCGGAATTGAGAGCGCTGAACAGGCTTGGCGGCTCTGCGATGAATGGCATTAACGTGCTGGTACATTATGACGGCTTGTATTTCCAGCTTGCTCTGCTCAAAAACGGAACCTTTGTTTCCTCGTTTTTTGTGGACACTCAGTTGAGCGCAGATGCCCTGGCTGATAATGAAGAGACTGCAGGTTCAGTTATTGTGAATGCGGTGCAAAATCTTTGCGAACATAACGGATTGGATCAATCAGATGTTAAGGCGCTGTTTCTGTCCGGCCATCCGCTTGATAAAGGCAGCTTTAGCACAATTCAGCAAACAGTGGACCAAAGCGTGAAAAAGGCCGACTCGTTTGAAGCGCTGAATCGGCAACTTAATCTTGAGGCCGAAGAGTATGCTAAAAACACACCCGAGAAATTTTTGGCCGCTGTGGGTATGGTGTTTGAAGATACGGGAGGGAATTAG
- a CDS encoding ComEA family DNA-binding protein, producing MFGFTRREQQFILMLLVALAAGLVVNSARNRVMSKPDVNWQLQKKQIVREFQEKSRSEATVEPQSDIDTENHKRALTGQININAADSRELQLLNRIGPMTAQKIIDYRNENGPFKRPEDLKKIKGIGPVTFDNIKSQICIK from the coding sequence ATGTTTGGATTTACAAGGCGAGAACAGCAGTTTATTTTAATGTTGTTGGTAGCCCTGGCTGCCGGATTGGTGGTCAATAGTGCCAGAAATCGTGTTATGTCAAAGCCGGATGTAAACTGGCAGCTTCAAAAAAAGCAGATTGTGCGGGAGTTTCAAGAGAAATCCCGTTCTGAAGCAACAGTTGAACCGCAGTCCGATATTGATACGGAGAACCATAAGAGAGCATTAACCGGTCAGATTAATATCAATGCAGCTGACAGCCGTGAACTTCAGCTGCTGAATAGAATCGGTCCGATGACGGCGCAAAAGATAATAGATTACCGAAATGAAAACGGTCCTTTTAAACGTCCGGAAGATCTGAAAAAAATAAAAGGTATAGGTCCTGTAACGTTTGATAATATAAAATCACAAATTTGCATAAAATAA
- a CDS encoding DnaJ C-terminal domain-containing protein — translation MGWADSGGRRSAQKRGADLQIKLKLSLEEIATGVTKKVKIKKHINCHTCDGSGASPGTSKVTCPACNGRGEMAYRQGFFSVSQTCQRCGGEGQIIDKPCPDCHGDGRIRGEEAIEIDVPAGIAEGQYIRLRNRGNKGPHGGPNGDILVVIEEKKHDYFERHANDIVYHLQLGFPHVALGTDIKVPTISSEATISVPAGTQSGKILRMRGKGLPDLNSHHHGDQLIKVHVWTPTKLSQEDKEALKEIAKSENMYPPKNDKSFFERVKEAFA, via the coding sequence TTGGGATGGGCGGATTCCGGAGGTCGCCGTTCTGCGCAAAAACGCGGGGCTGATCTGCAGATTAAACTAAAGCTTTCACTTGAAGAAATTGCCACCGGTGTGACTAAAAAAGTCAAAATTAAAAAACACATAAACTGTCATACATGTGACGGCAGCGGGGCAAGTCCAGGAACATCCAAGGTCACTTGTCCAGCCTGCAATGGGCGCGGTGAAATGGCGTATCGTCAGGGATTTTTCAGTGTGTCTCAAACCTGTCAACGTTGTGGGGGAGAGGGACAAATTATTGATAAACCTTGTCCGGATTGCCATGGTGATGGCCGCATCCGCGGTGAAGAAGCGATAGAAATCGATGTTCCGGCAGGAATTGCAGAGGGCCAGTATATCAGATTGCGCAATCGAGGCAACAAAGGTCCGCATGGCGGTCCCAATGGTGATATTCTGGTGGTGATCGAAGAAAAGAAACACGACTATTTTGAACGGCACGCCAATGATATTGTTTACCATCTGCAACTCGGGTTTCCCCACGTTGCTTTGGGCACTGATATCAAGGTGCCGACGATTTCCAGCGAAGCTACCATTTCTGTACCTGCCGGTACACAAAGTGGTAAAATTCTGCGGATGAGAGGAAAAGGACTTCCGGATTTAAACTCTCATCATCACGGAGATCAGCTGATAAAGGTGCATGTCTGGACTCCCACAAAACTGAGCCAGGAAGACAAAGAGGCGCTAAAAGAAATTGCCAAATCTGAGAACATGTACCCTCCCAAAAATGATAAATCTTTTTTTGAACGTGTAAAAGAGGCGTTTGCCTGA
- a CDS encoding DnaJ domain-containing protein encodes MSENYYEILGVQRDASANEIKKAYRSLAMKYHPDKNPGNKEAEENFKKVGEAYSVLSDPQKRAQYDRFGKAGAGQRPGGGFGGFGQDFSDPFDLFREVFGGGFGDIFGMGGFRRSPFCAKTRG; translated from the coding sequence ATGAGTGAAAATTATTATGAAATATTAGGTGTTCAACGAGACGCGTCTGCGAATGAAATAAAAAAAGCATATAGATCGCTGGCGATGAAATATCATCCGGATAAAAATCCGGGTAATAAAGAAGCTGAAGAGAACTTTAAAAAAGTGGGTGAGGCCTATTCAGTTTTATCCGATCCTCAGAAACGCGCTCAGTATGACCGTTTCGGCAAAGCCGGCGCCGGTCAGCGACCGGGCGGCGGTTTTGGTGGATTTGGACAGGATTTTTCCGATCCGTTCGACCTGTTTCGCGAAGTGTTCGGCGGAGGGTTCGGAGATATCTTTGGGATGGGCGGATTCCGGAGGTCGCCGTTCTGCGCAAAAACGCGGGGCTGA
- the hrcA gene encoding heat-inducible transcriptional repressor HrcA, protein MDKIELTARENQVFMSLMDGFISSAEPVGSRYLSKHYGLKISAATVRNVMADLEMKGLISQPHTSAGRVPTTFGYRKYVESIEQTLLLSEEKKQAIFERLQRFAQDMDHITARAADVLSDVSWQLGIVLAPRFHKGVLNRIELVPISHQKVLLILNIQSGLIKTVMVEIENNISSSFLTELTQVINERIHGLTVSEFINSFNDIFSDFDEKQRVILEAIKGRTRKLVDLDTEAGFHLSGARHMFSYPEFGTPEKMEKMLELLDRKDVLVRVLNTRSVHQEDGVSIVIGDENAEELMRNCSLITTTYEIDGIQGKLGILGPTRMQYAKIISLVKFMAETMTFVINQSNQ, encoded by the coding sequence ATGGATAAAATTGAACTTACAGCGAGAGAAAATCAGGTTTTTATGTCGTTGATGGACGGTTTCATCTCGTCAGCCGAACCGGTAGGGTCTCGTTATTTATCCAAACATTACGGTTTAAAGATCAGCGCAGCTACGGTGCGCAATGTTATGGCTGATCTTGAAATGAAAGGTCTAATTTCTCAGCCGCACACCTCGGCGGGACGGGTGCCAACGACTTTTGGTTATCGAAAATATGTAGAGAGTATTGAGCAAACGTTATTGTTGAGCGAAGAAAAGAAGCAGGCTATATTTGAACGTTTGCAGCGCTTTGCCCAGGATATGGATCACATTACTGCCAGGGCAGCTGATGTGTTGAGCGATGTGTCCTGGCAGCTGGGAATTGTACTCGCTCCCCGGTTCCACAAAGGTGTCCTGAATCGCATTGAGCTGGTGCCGATTTCGCATCAAAAGGTGCTGCTTATTTTGAATATTCAATCCGGTTTGATAAAAACCGTGATGGTGGAAATTGAAAACAATATTTCCTCGAGCTTTTTAACCGAGTTGACTCAGGTGATCAATGAGCGGATACACGGATTGACTGTATCCGAATTTATTAATTCATTTAATGATATTTTTTCGGATTTTGATGAAAAACAAAGAGTGATCCTTGAGGCAATTAAAGGACGAACTCGGAAACTGGTGGATTTGGATACAGAAGCGGGATTCCACCTTTCCGGTGCGCGTCATATGTTCAGTTATCCCGAGTTTGGGACACCCGAAAAGATGGAAAAAATGCTTGAATTGCTGGACCGCAAAGATGTTTTGGTTCGGGTGCTGAATACACGCTCTGTTCATCAGGAAGACGGTGTTTCCATTGTGATTGGTGATGAAAATGCAGAAGAATTGATGCGCAATTGCAGTCTGATCACAACAACATATGAAATCGACGGGATACAGGGAAAACTTGGTATTTTGGGCCCCACACGGATGCAATATGCCAAGATTATTTCTCTTGTAAAGTTTATGGCGGAGACCATGACCTTTGTCATTAATCAATCGAACCAATGA
- a CDS encoding permease-like cell division protein FtsX has translation MTGFLYSVREAFDGFKRARLSNAITIFTIAFLLFVISVFVIVFFNTERLVNLLHAEYDIQAFISNTLSQDEVQDLKSNVESFQTVESVQYISKQQAAAEFQKEFGDDFLDLLDENPLPRSFVVKLKKEHKNVETVKEVAANLDALAGIDEALHSVSGIDVLLKVSRVSRTVLLLLGIVVFFGSLFVISNTIRLIIMARRTIIETMELVGATRRFIRRPYLIEGMIQGLCGGAISAGLIYLIVAFIQHQWRNTLFFPLEYLLAVAGAGILLGYLGSLMAVKRFL, from the coding sequence ATGACCGGCTTTCTTTACAGCGTGCGGGAAGCGTTCGATGGTTTCAAACGCGCCCGCTTGTCCAATGCAATAACCATTTTTACTATTGCCTTTTTGCTTTTTGTAATCTCTGTGTTTGTCATAGTGTTTTTCAATACCGAGCGTTTGGTGAACCTGCTGCATGCCGAGTATGATATCCAGGCCTTTATCTCAAACACATTGTCTCAGGATGAAGTTCAGGATCTAAAGTCAAACGTTGAGAGCTTTCAAACTGTCGAGTCTGTTCAGTATATCTCCAAACAGCAAGCGGCCGCAGAATTCCAGAAAGAATTCGGTGATGATTTTCTGGATTTGCTGGATGAAAATCCGTTGCCGCGTTCCTTTGTTGTAAAATTAAAAAAGGAACATAAAAATGTAGAAACGGTTAAAGAGGTTGCAGCAAATCTTGATGCACTTGCCGGAATTGATGAAGCGCTGCATAGTGTTTCCGGTATTGATGTATTGCTCAAGGTCTCAAGAGTTTCCAGAACTGTGCTTTTACTCCTGGGTATTGTTGTTTTCTTTGGGTCTCTATTTGTGATTTCAAATACGATTCGCTTAATTATCATGGCCCGGAGAACAATCATAGAGACAATGGAGTTGGTTGGAGCCACGCGGCGATTTATCCGGCGTCCGTATTTGATCGAAGGTATGATACAAGGCTTGTGCGGTGGAGCTATTTCTGCCGGTTTGATCTATTTGATTGTAGCATTTATTCAGCATCAATGGCGGAACACATTATTTTTTCCCCTTGAATACCTGCTGGCGGTGGCGGGCGCGGGGATTCTCCTTGGTTATTTGGGCAGTTTGATGGCTGTAAAGCGGTTTTTATAA